A stretch of the Arachis stenosperma cultivar V10309 chromosome 6, arast.V10309.gnm1.PFL2, whole genome shotgun sequence genome encodes the following:
- the LOC130934847 gene encoding uncharacterized protein LOC130934847 gives MASDESFLVLVHHRGSIKRKTRSGVKFTDKDPLCIIMRPTTTYDALVSSVLEKLGLEGVKRVKKFFYRIPTAVLHDTVKFDCSTIGSDEDLQVMFLCRRQFPEVRTPELLAKLVNVVSSSGGSNRNANTIAAVAGSSSRPAVASSSVPVYEPPMQPVASPSFAVDLSGNVGDEVRYGEHLPTEVHCPTLAGVGDGLFDDPDDDDVELDMIADESGDDLGTTGPRRATGGSSSGTQQYPPHFSALDLDAMRQDENAVQASGFGARDTEGSAGMTEFLVGQQFQDKDEALLSVKTYSIRRGVQYKVIESDYRRYVRKCSEFGNGCTWLIRLSLRQRKGIWEVKRYNGPHTCLATSISSDHRSLDYHVIATFIMPMVRADAAVNIKVLQNATAAHFGFRPTYRRVWMAKQKAIAVIYGDWDESYNELPRWVLGVQLTMPGTVAVLRTCPVRVGGQLDESQAYFHSLFWTFPLCIEAFRHCKPLVSIDGTHLYGKYGGTLLVAIAQDGNSNILPVAFALVEGENVESWSFFLSHLREHVTPQPGLLVISDRHNGIKAALEAPNGGWLPPAAYRTFCIRHVAANFVLKFKGKDARRLLVNAAYAKTEVEFDYWFDILRSENPAMCDWANRIEYSLWTQYCDGGRRFGHMTTNISECVNSILKGARSLPVCSLVKATYGRLGELFVRKDREAKAQMGTGQQFSQYLVKCIEANLKTARCFTVTVYDRDNSEYTVAETTPTGSFSLGTYRVSLGSKTCDCGYFQALHFPCPHALASYAYSRLTWQPYVHQVYRLSSVFGVYQMGFTPPIPEGFWLPYAGPTVMPDPNMRRAREGRPRSTRTRTNMDDADPNRPKRCGLCRQPGHTRRSCPQAVGPSGTAGN, from the coding sequence ATGGCTAGTGATGAGAGTTTCCTAGTGCTGGTACATCACAGAGGGTCGATTAAGAGAAAAACTCGGTCCGGCGTGAAGTTCACTGATAAGGATCCCCTATGTATTATCATGAGGCCAACAACCACCTACGATGCTCTTGTTAGCTCTGTGCTGGAGAAGCTTGGTCTCGAAGGAGTTAAAAGGGTTAAGAAGTTTTTCTATCGCATTCCAACAGCGGTGCTCCATGATACCGTGAAGTTTGATTGTTCCACGATCGGGAGTGATGAGGACTTGCAGGTTATGTTTCTTTGTCGTAGGCAGTTTCCCGAGGTAAGGACACCAGAGTTGTTGGCAAAGTTGGTTAATGTGGTATCTAGCTCGGGTGGTTCGAACCGGAACGCCAATACTATAGCCGCAGTTGCCGGCTCGAGCTCGAGACCTGCGGTTGCTTCATCCTCTGTTCCTGTGTATGAGCCACCGATGCAGCCTGTTGCCTCCCCTTCGTTTGCCGTGGATCTGAGCGGCAATGTTGGAGACGAGGTTCGATATGGAGAACATCTTCCCACCGAAGTGCATTGTCCTACACTGGCTGGTGTTGGTGATGGTTTGTTTGATGATCCAGATGACGATGACGTCGAGCTGGATATGATCGCTGATGAAAGCGGCGATGATCTTGGAACTACTGGTCCGAGAAGGGCTACAGGTGGATCTAGTTCTGGCACACAGCAGTATCCACCCCATTTTTCCGCGTTGGACCTGGATGCCATGCGGCAGGACGAAAATGCTGTGCAGGCCTCTGGATTTGGTGCTAGAGATACCGAGGGGTCTGCCGGTATGACCGAGTTCCTGGTTGGCCAACAATTTCAGGATAAAGATGAGGCGCTGTTGAGTGTGAAGACGTACAGCATCCGCCGAGGGGTCCAGTACAAGGTCATTGAGTCAGACTACCGCAGGTATGTGAGAAAGTGTTCTGAATTTGGGAATGGGTGCACATGGCTGATTCGGTTGAGTCTCCGACAGCGAAAGGGTATCTGGGAAGTGAAGCGGTACAACGGACCGCATACCTGTCTCGCCACTTCCATCTCCAGCGACCATAGGAGTCTGGACTACCATGTGATAGCCACATTCATTATGCCGATGGTTAGGGCTGATGCCGCTGTCAACATCAAGGTGCTTCAAAATGCCACGGCCGCACACTTTGGGTTCAGGCCAACGTACAGGAGGGTATGGATGGCGAAGCAGAAGGCCATTGCCGTCATATATGGGGACTGGGACGAGTCGTACAACGAGCTCCCTAGGTGGGTTTTAGGAGTTCAGCTGACGATGCCTGGCACAGTAGCCGTCCTCAGGACTTGCCCTGTTCGAGTTGGGGGACAGCTTGACGAGTCTCAGGCTTATTTTCATAGTCTGTTCTGGACTTTCCCCCTTTGTATCGAGGCATTCCGTCATTGCAAGCCGTTGGTGAGTATTGACGGCACCCATCTATATGGGAAGTATGGTGGAACGTTGCTAGTCGCGATTGCACAGGACGGAAACTCCAACATACTCCCCGTGGCATTTGCACTAGTTGAGGGTGAGAATGTAGAGTCAtggtctttctttctttcccacCTCCGTGAGCATGTGACACCTCAGCCGGGTCTGTTAGttatttcagataggcataacGGCATCAAGGCAGCCCTTGAGGCTCCGAATGGGGGATGGCTACCCCCGGCTGCATACCGAACGTTCTGCATTCGACACGTTGCAGCGAATTTTGTCCTGAAGTTTAAGGGAAAAGATGCCCGGAGGCTTCTTGTTAACGCCGCATATGCGAAGACCGAAGTGGAGTTCGACTACTGGTTTGACATTCTGCGCTCTGAGAATCCGGCAATGTGTGACTGGGCGAACCGAATTGAGTATTCGTTGTGGACACAGTATTGTGATGGGGGTCGGAGATTCGGGCACATGACGACCAATATTTCGGAGTGTGTCAACTCAATCCTGAAGGGGGCAAGAAGCCTCCCTGTTTGCTCGCTGGTGAAGGCCACATACGGAAGGCTTGGTGAGCTATTTGTCCGTAAGGATAGGGAGGCCAAGGCTCAGATGGGTACTGGACAACAATTCAGTCAATACCTAGTAAAGTGTATCGAGGCCAACCTGAAGACAGCCAGGTGCTTCACGGTGACTGTTTACGACAGGGATAACTCGGAGTACACCGTGGCTGAGACGACTCCAACAGGTTCATTCTCACTTGGTACATACAGGGTCTCACTCGGGTCTAAGACTTGTGATTGTGGATACTTCCAAGCACTTCATTTCCCGTGTCCTCACGCACTGgcaagctatgcttattcacGTCTTACATGGCAGCCTTACGTCCACCAGGTCTATCGGCTTAGTTCCGTTTTCGGTGTCTATCAGATGGGATTTACACCTCCCATTCCGGAGGGTTTCTGGCTACCTTATGCCGGGCCCACCGTTATGCCGGATCCGAATATGAGGCGTGCAAGGGAAGGTCGTCCTAGGTCCACACGAACTCGCACCAACATGGATGATGCAGATCCGAACCGCCCAAAGAGATGTGGCCTCTGCAGGCAGCCAGGACACACCCGTCGTAGTTGTCCACAAGCCGTAGGCCCCAGCGGGACTGCTGGGAATTAA